The following nucleotide sequence is from bacterium.
TTGATGCAGGCCTTTCGTGCGCACATAGGTTTCCGCAGCAAGTAACATTCCCAACAACGGCCCGGCAAAATAAATCCAGATGGATCTCCAATCATTCGCGAAGAATGCAGAACCGACAGATCGCGCGGGATTCATACTCATTCCGGAAAAGGGCGCTTCAAATGTGATGTAAAGCGCAATCAATGCTCCTGCGAAAAACACCGTATATCTGCTGAGTTTTGAATGATTGGAAACAATCAGGACCGTAAACATCAGGACAAATGAAATCGCCGCCTCCGCCAGAAATGCGATGGCTACACCCGCAGGTCCCGGGACAGTCACTGCATAATGAACGGCCGGATGCTCCAGATATGCGCGGATGAACAAAGCGCAAAGAAGGACACCCAGAACTCCTCCAAGAAACTGTGCGGCGGAATAAAAGAATGCATCTCCGAAGGAGATTTTTTTCAAACGGAAGAAGGTCCAGGTCAGAGCCGGGTTCAAATGGCCGCCCGATCGTTTTCCCCAGGGCGAA
It contains:
- a CDS encoding aquaporin is translated as MDEPLAETFKRHWPEYLIEAWGLGTFMISACFFTALLEHPGSTVRHWIPDQFIRRVLTGIAMGLTAIFIISSPWGKRSGGHLNPALTWTFFRLKKISFGDAFFYSAAQFLGGVLGVLLCALFIRAYLEHPAVHYAVTVPGPAGVAIAFLAEAAISFVLMFTVLIVSNHSKLSRYTVFFAGALIALYITFEAPFSGMSMNPARSVGSAFFANDWRSIWIYFAGPLLGMLLAAETYVRTKGLHQVFCAKLHHHNGQRCIFHCNFGMLIKQSN